The bacterium genome includes the window GACCGGTTCTTTGAAGACGATCTCACTCTTGCTTCCGGCCAGTTCTTTGATAATATTGGCGAATTCGAGCATCGTATACTCATCGGGATTGCCGATGTTGACCGGATCGTTGTAATTGCTGTTGGCCAAACGCCATAGAGCCTCAACGACATCCGAAACATAGCCGAAACTACGTGTTTGATCGCCAGGAGAATAGACGGTGAGCGGTTCATTTCTCAAGGCTTGGGCGATAAAGTTAGGCACCACGCGGCCGTCATCCATTCTCATTCGCGGGCCATAAGTATTGAACAAACGCGCGATGCGGGTGTCAAGCTCGTGATAGCGATGATAAGCCATCGTCATTGCTTCAGCAAAACGCTTTGCCTCATCATAGACCCCTCGAACGCCGACAGGGTTGACATTGCCCCAATAATCTTCTTGTTGAGGATGAATGGCCGGATCGCCATAAACTTCTGAAGTCGAAGTGATAAGGAATGTCGCTTTTTTTGCCTTTGCCAACCCCAAAGCTTTATGGGTGCCCAGAGCGCCAACTTTTAAGGTTTGGATGGGATATCTAACGAAATCAATAGGGCTGGCCGGTGATGCCAGGTGAAACACAAAATCAATAGGACCGTCGACGAAAAGGTATTCGGTAACGTCATATTTAATAAAAGAAAAATTCGGATCGCCCATGTGGCTAGCGATATTGTCTGTGCTGCCTGTAATCAGGTTATCGAGCACAACCACTTGCCATCCTTCTTTAAGAAGGCGATCTACGAGATGGGATCCAACAAAACCGGCTCCGCCGGTAACCAGTGCACGCGTCATGAATATCCTCCTAGCCTAAGTGTAGCATTCGCGCCTTAAGCTGTCAACTCTACCAGGTATAAGTAGGCTTACGAATAATCTTAATACTTCCTTCTAACCCCTCAATTTTTACCACTATCAGAAATAAAGTGTGGGGCTATGAGCATTTGTGTGGATTGATCAGTGGTATTTCGTTAAAGAAGAG containing:
- a CDS encoding UDP-glucuronic acid decarboxylase family protein; translation: MTRALVTGGAGFVGSHLVDRLLKEGWQVVVLDNLITGSTDNIASHMGDPNFSFIKYDVTEYLFVDGPIDFVFHLASPASPIDFVRYPIQTLKVGALGTHKALGLAKAKKATFLITSTSEVYGDPAIHPQQEDYWGNVNPVGVRGVYDEAKRFAEAMTMAYHRYHELDTRIARLFNTYGPRMRMDDGRVVPNFIAQALRNEPLTVYSPGDQTRSFGYVSDVVEALWRLANSNYNDPVNIGNPDEYTMLEFANIIKELAGSKSEIVFKEPVTPDDPQRRRPDITRARTVLGWEPKVKLEDGLKQTIEYARTRLNLSSK